The Xylophilus rhododendri region CGCGCCCAGCATCAGCACCCGCATCACGCCCAGGCGCATGGCCAGCGCGCCGCCGGCGAAGGCGCCGACCAGCGTCATCACCACCCCGTAGAGCTTGGTGACCGTGGCCACCTCGGCCTTGGTGTAGCCCATGTCCACGTAGAAGGGATTGGCCATGATGCCCATCACCACATCGCTGATGCGGTAGACAGCGATCAGCGCCAGCACCAGCAGGGCCCGGCCGCCGTAGCGGCGGAAGAAGTCGGCGAAGGGCTCGATCAGCGTGCCGCGCAGCCATTCGGCGGCGCCGCGGGCGGCCACCGGCGGACGCGGCGCCGGCTCGGCCGACAGCAGGGTGGTGAGGATGCCCACCAGCATCGACGCCGCCATCGCCGCATAGGCATAACGCCAGGCCGCGGCCTGGTAGCCGCCGCCATTCACCTCGGCCAGGGCCGCCAGCGCCAGCGCGCCGGCACCGGCCCAGATCATGGCCAGGCGGTAGCCCGTCTGGTAGGTGGCGGCCAGCGCGGCCTGGCGCTCGGCGCCGGCCGATTCGATGCGGAAGGCGTCCAGCGCCACGTCCTGCGTGGCCGAGGCGAAAGCCACCGCCAGCGCGCACCACACCACCGGCTGCAGCGCCTGGCCCGGATCGTTGAAGGCCATGCCCAGCAGGCCCGCCGCCACGCCGCATTGCGACAGCAGCAGCCAGGCCCGCCGCTGGCCGAAGGTGCGGCTGAGCAGCGGCAGCGGCATCCGGTCCACCAGCGGCGACCAGACCCATTTGAAGGCGTAGGTCAGCCCGATCCAGCTCAGGTGGCCGATGGCCGAGCGGTCGATCGAGGCCTCGCGCAGCCAGAAGCTGAAGGTGCCCAGCACCAGCAGCAGCGGCAGTCCCGAGGAGAAGCCCAGCGCCAGCATGCGCAGGCTGGCCGGCTCCAGGTAGACCTTCAGCGCCTGCCGCCAGGACGGCCGGACGGCGGTTTCGGTCAGTGTGGCGGTGGGGTCCCGGGGGACGGCGGCGGGTGGTGCGGATGGTTGCATGGCGCGCGGGGGTTGGCTGCCTATTATTGATTGCGCCGGAGGCGCCGCTAACATTCTCACCATGACCGATCTTCCCCTGCTGCTGCCCCACGCCGCCGCGCCGCCTCCGGCGCCGCTGGGCCGGCTCGCCGACGAGGTCTACAGCCTGATCCAGCAGGACATCGCCTATTTCCGCCGTGTGCCGGGCGACCGCTTCACCGAGGGCGACATCGCCACCCAGCTCGGCATCTCGCGCACGCCGGTGCGCCAGGCCCTGTTCCGGCTGCGCGACGAGGGTCTGGTGGAACTGCTGTTTCGCAGCGGCTGGCGGGTGCGGCCCTTCAACTTCGCGCGTTTCGAGCAGCTCTACGAACTGCGCCGGGTGCTGGAGATCACCTCGGTGCACCGCCTCTGCGAGGGTGGCCGCACCCCCGGTCATGCCCTGCTCGACGCCCTGGCCCACCGCTGGCTGGCGCCGCCGCAGGAGCGCAGCACCGATGCCAACGAAGTCGCGCTGTGGGATGAGGACTTCCACTGCGACATCGTCGAGGCCGCCGGCAACGAGGAGATCGCCCGGGTGCACCGCGAGGTGACCGAGCGCATCCGCATCATCCGCCGCCTCGACTTCACCCGCCTGCCGCGCATCGACGCCGCCTACCAGGAGCATGCGCAGATCCTGTCGGCCATCCTCACCAAGCGCGGCAACCAGGCCGCGATGCTGCTGCGCGCGCACATCGAGTCGAGCCAGGCGGAGGTGCACAAGATCACGCTGCACCAGGTGCACATGGCGCAGCGGGCGGGGCGGGGCGGCGGGGCTTGAGCCGGCGCGCTGATCAACCCCAGGAGCGGGTGAGCAGTTCGTCCATGGCGTCGGTGATGGCCTGGCCGTTTTCCGCCAGCGATCCAACGACCTCGCCCATCTGGTCCATCGCCACGGAAATCGTATCCAGCGGGTGCAGGACGACC contains the following coding sequences:
- a CDS encoding AmpG family muropeptide MFS transporter, which produces MQPSAPPAAVPRDPTATLTETAVRPSWRQALKVYLEPASLRMLALGFSSGLPLLLVLGTFSFWLREASIDRSAIGHLSWIGLTYAFKWVWSPLVDRMPLPLLSRTFGQRRAWLLLSQCGVAAGLLGMAFNDPGQALQPVVWCALAVAFASATQDVALDAFRIESAGAERQAALAATYQTGYRLAMIWAGAGALALAALAEVNGGGYQAAAWRYAYAAMAASMLVGILTTLLSAEPAPRPPVAARGAAEWLRGTLIEPFADFFRRYGGRALLVLALIAVYRISDVVMGIMANPFYVDMGYTKAEVATVTKLYGVVMTLVGAFAGGALAMRLGVMRVLMLGALLSALTNLLFAWLGTRGHDVTGLVLVVAADNLAGGIATSAFVAYLSGLTNLRYSATQYALFSSLMLVLPKFLAGFSGDMVDRFGYGSFFAGTALLGLPVLALVALARRATPVGEARPARM
- a CDS encoding GntR family transcriptional regulator gives rise to the protein MTDLPLLLPHAAAPPPAPLGRLADEVYSLIQQDIAYFRRVPGDRFTEGDIATQLGISRTPVRQALFRLRDEGLVELLFRSGWRVRPFNFARFEQLYELRRVLEITSVHRLCEGGRTPGHALLDALAHRWLAPPQERSTDANEVALWDEDFHCDIVEAAGNEEIARVHREVTERIRIIRRLDFTRLPRIDAAYQEHAQILSAILTKRGNQAAMLLRAHIESSQAEVHKITLHQVHMAQRAGRGGGA